One segment of Luteolibacter arcticus DNA contains the following:
- a CDS encoding PQQ-dependent sugar dehydrogenase: MRLFPLALLLAVPLHAIEFGEEGFGYPDNSAIAGQTGGTGFNYDNFDHAVTTTTSDWDNVFGAPTVVSGKLLTANSGAKREYNGNIEGAGNGSNDGQDNHERSGAVRGQDRVFYRFDMTRVSGGSWSGASSYDFTTERVFFGVPSVANPASGNQEYGCEITATGTRYFSGIPASGTTRTIVTVLDFDRDFIGLWVDPDAEDFYQDSTGANSCDAGGPYTATTWSSAVRLASGGNCEWDHLVVATSWDDFEFIDPDTDDDGMPDDWETDNDLVVGIDDSLLDADTDDLSNLDEYLRKTDPQVPDSDNDDFTDGEEVTAGTNPLSPSSYPGAVHPPGLVGGERFDYADGPVTGMAGGLYWDADNSTENNAFLGHTGTPSDWDATFGSPQVISGVLVTQEGGAKREYNGPIEGAQAASDERAGSVSGEANFSSHVVYYKFEMTRAANATWSGASSYDFESERYLFGVPGAANPASGVREFAIHDLNTNQWAYSGIAPVAGVKYTIVAKLDFDADVAALYLNPDLDQGEGSNTPVASYAHTSANWSSSVRFASGGGGAVEWDNVRVAYTWDDLNDGPPVANDDSATMHHLGKARFKVLANDSGLLATSSLAIETPPAHGTATANADGTILYQHLSGTPASDSFTYRIQGAGSTLADTATVTVHFAESARFDSAFVSMPTTPPVGELQLEDAFPGITFESPHSFSTVAGDNRKLFVAEGDGRVFLIPDMAAPTKVQVLDLTGSVQHDNNEQAFKGIAAHPDWANNGQIYVTYNSNAGTVRLSRFTCQTSAPFTAGTEEIVIEQDCDDSIHNIGTCEFGPDGYLYVGFGDEGTQADGHNNSQHVDRNLWSCIIRIDVDLRPGSLPPNPDPGPDTDPEGNDADLVIPRPGGIARYAVPPNNPLVGATTFNGVALDPGQLRTEIFVMGLRNPWQFSAEDNDGNGTVDELWVGDVGRSNREEVNVFLAGGNGGWGWREGSQAGQRAGDLLNGAAESAATLTEPLWDYAQGGSAYQGRSITGGFVHRGSAIAGLTGKYICADYVSGNIWSVERTLGAPVIERLAGEVAIVGLLPDPATGGILLLDRGNNGTNQGTGGIKRLTLGTDDSAFPPTLAATNFFADLADLSPNPGGHFYEPNLRFWSDLAEKKRWFLVNDATDTVGYSQNAPWSFPAGMIWVKHFDYPVAWETFTRTIDGQSYTDRRPAVGSPRRRLETRFLVKNETGSYGISYRWNSVNGGTQTDAVLAGDHGESMAVNITLDGAPANFTWEIPSRAACMTCHTPEAGHALSFNARQLNAPGSIAGVSGNLLGSLATTGYLNGFSGDPSGLPRHYRPDESGQSLEARVRSYLDVNCAYCHQSGGTGGGNWDGRAHLSLLETGLLNGTTVDAPLHPDDRLVVAGNVPHSILFNRIAGANGYSRMPPLASIQPDLEAAELVAAWITQEVHPYATYEEWRSVEFGNDSSPEGELAANPDEDGLDNFGEWAFGTNPALTDDFRATPSLLLVQPAAGEFRFNHRRLRMHATAGLHYEYRSSENLIDWSPISVTEESTSVSEDDPAYETVTLSIVPGAVTGSSKLFLQVRIQP; encoded by the coding sequence ATGAGACTTTTCCCTTTGGCACTGCTCCTTGCCGTTCCCCTTCACGCGATTGAGTTCGGCGAGGAGGGCTTCGGCTATCCGGATAACAGCGCCATCGCGGGGCAGACCGGCGGCACCGGCTTCAACTACGACAATTTCGATCACGCGGTCACCACGACGACCTCGGATTGGGACAATGTCTTCGGCGCGCCGACGGTCGTCTCAGGGAAGCTGTTGACCGCGAACTCGGGAGCAAAGCGCGAGTACAACGGAAACATCGAAGGCGCGGGCAACGGTTCCAATGATGGTCAGGACAATCACGAGCGCAGCGGTGCCGTGCGCGGCCAAGACCGCGTCTTTTATCGCTTCGACATGACCCGTGTGTCCGGTGGCTCCTGGAGTGGTGCGAGCTCGTATGACTTCACTACGGAGCGGGTTTTCTTCGGCGTGCCCAGCGTGGCCAATCCCGCTTCAGGAAATCAGGAATACGGTTGTGAGATCACTGCGACCGGCACGCGCTACTTCAGCGGCATTCCTGCCAGCGGCACCACCCGCACGATCGTGACGGTGCTCGATTTCGACCGGGACTTCATCGGCCTGTGGGTCGATCCCGATGCGGAGGATTTCTATCAGGATTCCACTGGTGCGAACTCATGTGACGCCGGTGGTCCCTACACCGCAACGACGTGGTCCAGCGCGGTCCGCCTTGCCTCAGGCGGTAACTGCGAGTGGGACCATCTCGTGGTGGCCACGTCGTGGGACGATTTTGAGTTCATCGATCCCGACACGGATGATGATGGCATGCCCGACGATTGGGAAACGGACAACGATCTGGTGGTGGGCATCGATGACTCTCTCCTCGATGCCGACACGGACGATCTCTCCAACCTCGACGAGTATCTCCGCAAGACCGATCCGCAAGTCCCTGACTCCGACAACGACGACTTCACCGACGGTGAGGAAGTTACTGCCGGCACCAATCCGCTGAGTCCCTCCAGCTATCCCGGCGCGGTGCATCCGCCCGGACTCGTCGGTGGGGAGCGCTTTGACTACGCCGACGGTCCCGTGACTGGCATGGCCGGCGGGCTCTACTGGGATGCTGACAACTCCACCGAGAACAACGCCTTCCTCGGTCACACTGGCACGCCCTCGGACTGGGATGCCACCTTCGGATCACCGCAAGTGATTTCAGGTGTCCTGGTCACTCAGGAAGGTGGTGCGAAGCGCGAATACAATGGCCCGATCGAAGGCGCACAGGCTGCTTCCGACGAACGGGCCGGTTCGGTGAGCGGGGAGGCGAACTTCAGTTCCCATGTGGTCTACTACAAATTTGAGATGACCCGCGCGGCGAATGCCACGTGGAGCGGCGCGAGTTCCTACGACTTCGAGTCGGAGCGCTACCTCTTCGGGGTGCCAGGGGCTGCCAACCCGGCCTCGGGGGTGCGCGAGTTTGCCATCCACGATCTTAATACCAACCAGTGGGCTTACTCCGGCATCGCCCCGGTCGCCGGGGTGAAATACACGATTGTGGCCAAGCTGGACTTCGATGCGGATGTCGCGGCGCTTTACCTGAATCCCGACCTCGATCAGGGCGAAGGATCGAACACCCCGGTCGCGAGCTACGCGCACACCAGTGCGAATTGGTCCTCCTCCGTCCGGTTCGCCTCGGGTGGTGGTGGAGCGGTCGAGTGGGACAATGTCCGGGTGGCATACACGTGGGATGATTTGAATGATGGTCCGCCGGTTGCGAATGACGACAGCGCCACGATGCATCATCTTGGCAAGGCACGTTTCAAGGTGCTGGCCAACGACAGCGGGCTGCTCGCGACCTCGTCGCTCGCGATTGAAACCCCACCCGCGCATGGCACGGCGACCGCGAATGCCGACGGCACAATTCTCTATCAGCATCTCTCCGGCACGCCTGCGTCGGACTCGTTCACTTACCGGATCCAAGGCGCGGGCAGCACTCTGGCCGATACCGCGACGGTCACGGTTCACTTCGCCGAAAGCGCCCGCTTTGACTCGGCGTTCGTCTCCATGCCGACGACTCCTCCGGTCGGCGAGTTGCAGCTGGAGGATGCGTTCCCGGGGATTACGTTCGAGTCGCCTCACAGCTTTAGCACGGTCGCGGGTGACAACCGGAAGCTCTTCGTCGCTGAAGGGGACGGCCGCGTGTTCCTGATCCCGGACATGGCCGCGCCGACCAAGGTCCAAGTCCTGGACCTCACCGGCTCGGTGCAGCACGACAACAACGAGCAAGCCTTCAAGGGAATCGCCGCCCATCCGGATTGGGCGAACAACGGCCAGATCTACGTCACCTACAATTCGAACGCGGGCACGGTGCGGCTGTCGCGGTTCACTTGCCAGACCAGCGCGCCCTTCACCGCCGGCACCGAGGAGATTGTCATCGAGCAGGATTGCGACGACTCCATCCACAACATCGGCACCTGCGAGTTCGGGCCGGATGGCTATCTTTACGTCGGATTCGGCGATGAAGGCACGCAGGCGGACGGGCATAACAATTCGCAGCACGTGGATCGCAACCTGTGGTCGTGCATCATTCGCATCGATGTGGACTTGCGCCCCGGCAGCCTGCCACCGAATCCCGATCCCGGGCCGGATACCGATCCCGAGGGCAATGACGCCGACCTGGTGATCCCGCGACCGGGTGGCATCGCGCGCTACGCCGTGCCTCCTAACAACCCGCTGGTGGGTGCCACCACTTTCAATGGTGTCGCTCTCGATCCCGGGCAGCTCCGCACCGAGATCTTCGTGATGGGTCTCCGCAATCCATGGCAGTTCTCCGCGGAGGACAATGACGGCAATGGTACTGTGGACGAGCTGTGGGTCGGCGATGTCGGCCGCAGCAACCGCGAGGAAGTGAATGTCTTCCTCGCTGGCGGAAACGGTGGCTGGGGTTGGCGCGAAGGCAGTCAAGCCGGTCAGCGGGCGGGGGACCTGCTCAATGGCGCCGCGGAGTCGGCCGCCACGCTCACCGAGCCGCTGTGGGACTACGCCCAAGGTGGCAGTGCCTATCAGGGACGCTCCATCACCGGTGGCTTCGTTCACCGGGGCAGCGCGATCGCCGGTCTAACAGGAAAGTACATTTGCGCCGACTACGTTTCGGGAAACATCTGGAGCGTCGAGCGAACGCTCGGGGCTCCAGTGATCGAACGTCTCGCAGGCGAAGTCGCCATCGTTGGCCTGTTGCCCGACCCGGCGACCGGTGGAATCCTGCTTCTCGACCGCGGCAACAACGGCACCAACCAAGGCACGGGCGGCATCAAGCGTCTCACGCTCGGAACCGACGACAGCGCATTTCCTCCGACGTTGGCCGCGACGAATTTCTTCGCGGATCTCGCCGACTTGTCACCGAATCCCGGCGGCCATTTCTACGAGCCCAATCTGCGCTTCTGGTCCGATCTTGCGGAGAAGAAGCGTTGGTTCCTGGTCAACGACGCGACCGACACGGTCGGTTACTCCCAGAACGCACCGTGGAGTTTTCCCGCGGGCATGATCTGGGTGAAGCACTTCGATTACCCGGTGGCGTGGGAAACCTTCACCCGCACGATCGATGGCCAGAGCTACACTGATCGAAGGCCGGCCGTCGGCTCGCCTCGCCGTCGCCTGGAGACGCGCTTCCTGGTGAAGAATGAGACCGGCAGCTACGGCATCTCCTACCGCTGGAACTCGGTCAATGGCGGCACGCAGACTGATGCCGTGCTCGCTGGCGACCATGGCGAAAGCATGGCCGTTAACATCACCCTCGACGGTGCGCCCGCCAACTTCACCTGGGAGATCCCCTCGCGGGCGGCGTGCATGACGTGTCACACGCCGGAGGCTGGTCACGCGCTCTCTTTCAATGCTCGCCAGCTCAATGCCCCGGGCAGCATCGCCGGAGTCTCCGGCAACTTGCTCGGCTCGCTTGCGACTACCGGCTATCTCAACGGATTTAGCGGCGATCCATCGGGCCTTCCGCGGCACTATCGTCCCGACGAGTCCGGGCAGTCGCTTGAAGCACGGGTCCGCTCGTATCTCGACGTGAACTGCGCCTACTGCCACCAGTCCGGCGGGACCGGCGGGGGAAACTGGGACGGCCGGGCTCATTTGTCGCTGCTCGAAACGGGACTGCTCAATGGCACGACCGTGGACGCCCCGCTACATCCTGACGACCGGCTGGTGGTGGCGGGAAATGTTCCGCACTCGATCCTTTTCAACCGCATTGCCGGAGCGAATGGCTACAGCCGCATGCCGCCGCTCGCGAGCATCCAGCCTGACCTTGAGGCCGCTGAACTCGTCGCCGCGTGGATCACACAGGAAGTCCATCCTTACGCGACCTACGAGGAATGGCGTAGCGTGGAATTTGGCAACGATAGCTCGCCGGAAGGAGAGCTGGCCGCGAACCCCGATGAGGACGGCCTCGACAACTTCGGCGAATGGGCCTTTGGCACGAATCCGGCGCTCACGGATGATTTTCGCGCCACTCCGTCGCTTCTGCTAGTCCAGCCCGCCGCCGGTGAGTTCCGCTTCAATCACCGCCGCCTGCGCATGCACGCCACCGCGGGACTCCACTACGAATATCGTAGCAGTGAGAACCTGATCGACTGGTCGCCGATTTCCGTGACCGAGGAATCCACCTCCGTCTCTGAGGACGATCCGGCCTACGAAACCGTCACGCTGTCGATCGTCCCCGGTGCCGTGACCGGCAGTTCGAAGCTGTTCCTTCAGGTGAGGATTCAGCCGTGA
- a CDS encoding tryptophan 7-halogenase: MQQSISTILVLGAGSAGLLAALTLKKKLPAQVAVRIVRSPRIGIIGVGEGTTPNFPSFLFDFLKLDQERFFREVHPVWKRGIHFIWGPRGEFPYAFGNHYSVSDTGFSRSNGFYSWEKPYESGFIGRLMQQRKVFLPDDNEHPRFDGAYGYHLENPRLVAWLEGEARRAGVTITDAEITGAGRDGDRVTHLNLEGGGTVQADFYVDASGFRSELLRGALEEPFESFANSLICDRAVVGGWERQDGDPIQPFTTAETMPAGWSWRIDHRHHVNRGYVYSSSFTSDEEAERVFRERNPLVTRTRVVPFISGHYRRSWVGNVCAVGNSSGFVEPMEATALMVLCMELRALAASLLEARLEVRESLVDLYNRFSANVWEEIRSFLMIHYKFNTLMDTPFWKHCQELPLSPDAARIVEFFRENGPSSFAHDWLLPRTPQFGVEGWWALLVGQGVPWNTQAVSPDERRRWAERQVRLEHAVRISLTTEQALAIVDDPAYWQETEAAPVG; the protein is encoded by the coding sequence ATGCAGCAATCCATCTCGACCATCCTCGTTCTAGGCGCAGGATCGGCAGGGCTGTTAGCGGCCCTGACCCTTAAGAAGAAGCTGCCCGCGCAAGTCGCGGTGCGGATTGTCCGCAGTCCGCGCATCGGCATCATCGGTGTCGGCGAAGGCACAACGCCCAATTTCCCGTCCTTCCTGTTCGACTTCCTGAAGCTCGATCAAGAGCGGTTCTTTCGCGAAGTCCATCCGGTCTGGAAGCGCGGGATCCACTTCATCTGGGGACCCCGCGGAGAGTTCCCCTACGCATTCGGCAATCACTACAGCGTGTCGGACACCGGCTTCAGCCGTTCGAACGGCTTCTACTCGTGGGAGAAGCCCTACGAGTCGGGCTTCATCGGCCGCCTCATGCAGCAGCGGAAGGTGTTCCTTCCGGATGACAACGAGCATCCCCGGTTCGATGGCGCGTATGGCTATCACCTCGAGAATCCTCGCTTGGTGGCGTGGCTTGAAGGAGAAGCGCGGCGGGCCGGAGTGACGATCACCGACGCGGAGATCACGGGAGCCGGAAGAGACGGAGACCGTGTCACGCATCTCAATCTGGAAGGCGGAGGCACCGTGCAGGCGGACTTTTACGTGGATGCATCCGGCTTCCGTAGCGAGTTGCTGCGCGGGGCCTTGGAGGAGCCGTTCGAATCCTTCGCCAACAGCTTGATTTGCGACCGCGCGGTCGTCGGCGGCTGGGAACGACAGGACGGTGATCCCATTCAACCGTTCACCACGGCAGAGACCATGCCCGCCGGATGGAGCTGGCGGATCGATCACCGGCATCACGTCAACCGTGGCTACGTGTACTCCTCATCCTTCACCAGCGATGAGGAAGCCGAACGCGTGTTCCGCGAGCGGAATCCTTTGGTAACGCGGACGCGGGTGGTCCCGTTCATCTCCGGTCACTATCGGCGCTCGTGGGTGGGAAACGTCTGTGCCGTCGGCAATTCGTCCGGATTCGTGGAGCCGATGGAAGCCACCGCGCTGATGGTCCTCTGCATGGAACTCCGCGCCTTGGCCGCCAGCCTGCTGGAAGCCCGGCTGGAAGTGAGGGAGAGCCTGGTGGACCTCTACAACCGGTTTTCGGCGAACGTCTGGGAGGAGATCCGCTCCTTCCTGATGATTCACTACAAGTTCAACACGCTGATGGACACCCCCTTCTGGAAGCACTGCCAGGAGCTGCCGCTATCGCCGGACGCAGCCCGCATCGTGGAGTTTTTCCGCGAGAACGGCCCCAGTTCGTTCGCTCACGACTGGCTGCTGCCGCGGACCCCGCAGTTTGGCGTGGAAGGCTGGTGGGCGTTGCTCGTTGGCCAAGGCGTGCCGTGGAATACCCAGGCCGTTTCACCAGATGAGCGCCGCCGCTGGGCGGAACGCCAGGTCCGCCTGGAACACGCCGTGCGAATCTCGCTGACGACCGAACAAGCGCTCGCGATCGTGGACGATCCCGCCTACTGGCAAGAAACCGAAGCAGCGCCGGTCGGTTAG
- a CDS encoding serine/threonine protein kinase yields the protein MSKDNPHEEEISGAIMEVALSLDHPEARQAFLNRVFPNGEAEKEEMSLLLEATDEAATFFLEAREQRAKVTATILSETQHGRQGHPRRFVDDDAPPEKFGPYRLIARLGEGGGGVVYEAEQDHPIRRRVALKIVRMDVGNKGALARFDIERQALALMDHPNIAKVFDAGTTPSGKPYFAMELVTGEPITSYCNLHKLDSIARLELFVLVCNAIQHAHQKGVIHRDIKPSNVIVTLQDGAHLPKIIDFGIAKASSTGESITAHDQFFGTPAYMSPEQVAMTGIDVDTRSDIFSLGVLLYELLTGSTPLDRSTGPDLTFSQIRKSLLTSETLRPSEHLAKLAPEKLRSLAEERSTQPAGLTNQVKGDLDWIVMMALERNRMRRYQTANGLAIDIKRFLTQQPIAAHPPSKAYVLAKFVRRNRLAFGAAVMVVTLLVGGLATTATLYERERKAAMEQLRLKNEAQAARYQENRLRLQADARSNISRIAFLLDQGLIDEADALRQQYPLSSIEPSLEAAAVFRSLGDWNAEHGRWDHALQCYQRLRQANQYGSPQKIINGQDLMAIAAALLTRDPKAYSAFREEVMVRYAPAIGQINAEHLLKVCLVHPAEPRMLKALRRDVDTLGDPRSTPYPAWAALSLSLYHLRAGDCGHALRACQTGLASPERKSSCESSLEAVSAMVFARMGSAGPAKEALTRAREISKQCDGKDFAQGLPVRPCWFDWAIADLLIKEAGLRVQAISR from the coding sequence GTGAGCAAAGACAACCCGCACGAGGAGGAGATCAGTGGCGCGATCATGGAAGTCGCGTTGTCGCTGGATCATCCGGAAGCGCGGCAAGCTTTCCTCAACCGGGTCTTTCCAAACGGCGAAGCCGAGAAGGAGGAGATGAGCCTGCTCCTCGAAGCCACCGACGAGGCCGCCACCTTCTTCCTCGAAGCCCGCGAGCAACGCGCCAAGGTCACCGCGACGATCCTTTCCGAAACGCAGCATGGCCGGCAGGGACATCCACGTCGCTTCGTCGACGATGATGCGCCGCCGGAAAAGTTCGGTCCCTACCGGCTGATCGCTCGTCTCGGCGAAGGCGGCGGTGGCGTGGTCTACGAGGCGGAGCAGGATCATCCGATCCGCCGGCGTGTCGCCCTCAAGATCGTCCGCATGGACGTCGGGAACAAGGGTGCGCTCGCCCGCTTCGACATCGAGCGCCAGGCCCTCGCGCTGATGGATCACCCGAACATCGCCAAGGTCTTCGACGCGGGAACCACGCCGTCGGGCAAGCCCTACTTCGCCATGGAGCTGGTCACCGGCGAACCGATCACGAGCTACTGTAACCTCCACAAGCTCGACAGTATCGCGCGCCTAGAGCTCTTCGTGCTGGTCTGCAATGCCATCCAGCACGCGCACCAGAAGGGCGTCATCCATCGCGACATCAAGCCCTCGAACGTCATCGTCACGCTTCAAGACGGGGCCCACTTGCCGAAGATCATCGACTTTGGCATCGCCAAGGCCTCAAGCACCGGCGAATCGATCACCGCCCACGACCAGTTCTTCGGAACACCCGCCTACATGAGCCCCGAGCAGGTGGCGATGACCGGCATCGACGTGGACACGCGCAGCGACATTTTCAGCCTCGGCGTCCTGCTCTACGAGCTTCTAACAGGCTCCACGCCGCTCGACCGTTCGACAGGCCCGGACCTAACCTTTTCGCAGATCCGAAAGTCGTTGCTCACCTCGGAAACGCTCCGCCCGTCCGAGCACCTCGCGAAGCTCGCCCCGGAAAAACTGCGGTCGCTCGCCGAAGAACGCAGCACCCAGCCTGCCGGCTTGACCAACCAAGTGAAGGGCGATCTCGACTGGATCGTGATGATGGCGCTCGAGAGAAACCGGATGCGCCGCTACCAGACCGCCAACGGCCTGGCCATCGACATCAAGCGCTTCCTGACCCAGCAGCCGATCGCCGCACACCCGCCGTCGAAGGCATACGTCCTCGCCAAGTTTGTCCGCCGCAACCGCCTCGCCTTCGGCGCAGCAGTCATGGTCGTCACGCTGCTCGTCGGGGGCCTCGCGACCACCGCCACCCTCTACGAGCGCGAGCGCAAGGCCGCAATGGAGCAGCTCCGGCTCAAGAACGAGGCCCAGGCCGCACGCTACCAGGAGAACCGCCTCCGCCTCCAGGCCGATGCCCGATCGAACATCTCCCGCATCGCCTTCTTGCTCGACCAGGGGCTGATCGACGAAGCCGATGCCCTGAGACAGCAGTATCCGCTTTCATCGATAGAGCCCTCGCTCGAAGCCGCCGCAGTATTCCGCTCGCTTGGCGACTGGAACGCCGAGCATGGCCGCTGGGACCATGCGCTCCAGTGCTACCAGCGACTCCGGCAAGCCAATCAATACGGCTCGCCCCAGAAAATCATCAATGGCCAGGACCTGATGGCGATCGCCGCGGCGCTTTTGACAAGAGACCCGAAGGCCTACTCCGCGTTCCGCGAGGAGGTGATGGTGCGATACGCCCCGGCCATCGGGCAAATCAACGCCGAGCATCTCCTGAAAGTGTGCCTGGTTCACCCCGCGGAACCCCGCATGCTCAAAGCGCTCCGCCGCGATGTCGACACCTTGGGCGATCCTCGCAGCACGCCCTACCCCGCATGGGCGGCACTCTCGCTCTCGTTGTATCATCTCCGCGCCGGAGACTGCGGCCATGCCCTGCGGGCTTGCCAAACGGGATTGGCGAGCCCCGAGCGCAAGAGCTCATGCGAGAGCTCGCTGGAGGCCGTCTCCGCCATGGTCTTCGCCAGGATGGGAAGCGCTGGCCCGGCAAAGGAAGCTCTTACCCGTGCCCGCGAAATTTCAAAGCAGTGTGACGGCAAGGACTTCGCCCAAGGACTCCCGGTTCGCCCCTGCTGGTTCGACTGGGCGATCGCGGATCTGTTGATCAAGGAGGCAGGCTTGAGGGTCCAGGCGATCTCGCGATAA
- a CDS encoding MSCRAMM family adhesin SdrC, translated as MIGTESFTYADGGIANRAGGAGFNRDHFDKVATAGASDWDPVVGNPVVAGNVLTTDNSSAKREYNGPVEGVGNGGDDGRDDHERSGAVRAPGRVFYRFTMTRGPETTWSGASSYDFGSERVFFGVPGGTGPATGDYEFGCCGDGLHYFTGIPADTATHTLVAVLDFDHDFIGLWLDPTAADFYDPVDGSNSTDAGGAYTADLWSTAVRLGSSAGGITTWDDLTVALDPVSVGLMDHADVDSDGLPASFEVLHGLDDRDDGSSKESAPGAKDGPNGALGDPDRDKVGNLAEYGDGTFPDAADSDLDRMEDAREKSLGTDPLNPDSDRDALCDSDEVDLHSTDPLLADSDGDGTADFTEVALGSALEKHGNMELVGLDFFDDYTDGTIAGFTGGRGWDYDNVALPETFTGHTTLKSPWTSFHGAPVIKSGTLLTRSSSAKRAFHGGSASAKSAVGELSGAWQEDAAATGVNGSNVLYVKVNLTRQEGVWWSGFSLYDFDRERIYVGVPFAANPQSGQHEFAIEQASDGTPAYSGIAPVAGSSYTLVARFDFANSRVDLRVNPDLAAAEESSPIAATLRISPAQMKATGIRLGSGGTGATIWDQLVVGTAWNSLQALPSNSGDD; from the coding sequence TTGATCGGGACCGAGTCGTTCACTTACGCGGACGGGGGCATTGCCAACCGGGCCGGGGGTGCCGGGTTCAATCGCGACCATTTCGACAAGGTCGCCACCGCCGGTGCCTCCGACTGGGATCCCGTCGTTGGTAACCCGGTCGTCGCCGGCAACGTTCTCACCACCGACAATAGCAGCGCGAAGCGCGAGTACAACGGCCCGGTCGAAGGTGTCGGCAACGGTGGGGACGATGGCAGGGACGATCACGAGCGCAGCGGGGCCGTGCGAGCCCCCGGCCGTGTCTTCTACCGCTTCACGATGACCCGCGGGCCCGAGACCACTTGGAGCGGCGCCAGCAGCTACGACTTCGGCAGCGAGCGGGTGTTTTTCGGAGTGCCCGGCGGCACCGGTCCCGCCACCGGAGACTACGAGTTCGGGTGCTGTGGCGACGGGCTCCACTATTTCACTGGGATTCCCGCTGACACGGCGACGCACACTCTCGTCGCGGTGCTTGATTTCGACCACGATTTCATCGGACTGTGGCTCGATCCGACAGCGGCTGATTTCTACGATCCGGTGGATGGCTCGAACTCCACGGATGCCGGCGGTGCCTACACGGCGGATCTCTGGTCCACTGCGGTACGTCTTGGCTCAAGCGCCGGCGGCATCACGACATGGGACGATCTCACGGTGGCGCTCGACCCGGTGAGCGTGGGCCTGATGGATCACGCCGATGTGGACAGCGACGGGCTGCCGGCGTCGTTCGAAGTGCTCCATGGATTGGACGATCGCGATGACGGCAGTTCCAAGGAAAGCGCGCCCGGCGCCAAGGACGGCCCGAATGGGGCCTTGGGCGATCCCGATCGAGACAAGGTCGGCAACTTGGCCGAGTATGGGGATGGAACATTCCCGGACGCCGCCGATTCCGATCTGGATCGCATGGAGGATGCCCGGGAAAAGTCGCTGGGCACGGACCCGCTCAACCCGGATAGCGACCGTGACGCGCTTTGCGACAGCGACGAGGTGGATCTTCACTCCACCGATCCATTGCTCGCGGACAGCGACGGGGATGGCACTGCGGACTTCACCGAGGTGGCCCTCGGTAGCGCCCTGGAGAAACACGGAAACATGGAACTCGTAGGCCTCGATTTTTTCGACGACTACACGGACGGTACGATTGCCGGCTTCACCGGCGGGCGCGGTTGGGACTATGACAATGTCGCGCTCCCGGAGACGTTCACCGGGCACACCACCCTGAAGTCCCCATGGACCAGCTTCCATGGTGCTCCTGTCATCAAGTCCGGCACCTTGTTGACCCGGAGCAGCTCGGCGAAGCGGGCTTTTCATGGAGGATCGGCCAGCGCGAAGTCGGCGGTCGGCGAGCTGTCCGGCGCTTGGCAAGAGGATGCCGCAGCAACCGGGGTCAACGGGAGCAATGTCCTTTACGTGAAGGTGAATCTCACGCGTCAGGAGGGTGTTTGGTGGAGTGGGTTCAGCCTCTACGATTTCGACAGGGAGCGGATTTATGTCGGCGTGCCTTTTGCCGCCAATCCGCAGTCAGGCCAGCACGAGTTTGCCATCGAGCAGGCATCAGACGGAACTCCGGCTTATTCCGGCATCGCTCCGGTGGCTGGGAGTTCCTACACGTTGGTCGCAAGGTTCGACTTCGCGAACTCACGGGTCGATCTCCGCGTGAATCCCGACCTTGCGGCTGCCGAGGAATCCTCGCCGATTGCCGCGACGCTGCGAATCTCTCCGGCGCAGATGAAGGCCACCGGGATCCGCCTCGGGTCGGGTGGCACCGGTGCGACGATCTGGGATCAACTGGTCGTCGGCACTGCTTGGAACAGCCTCCAGGCACTACCATCTAACAGCGGCGACGATTGA
- a CDS encoding ECF-type sigma factor, which translates to MGTTTDCPEIRADEFCFSSAELLPVVYDELRRLAAFRLDHASASKTLQPTALVHEAWIRLSEINGKAWQSKEHFFNAAAQAMRRILVDRVRAQSRQKRTRPPENLDDGVFEDDSHILLIHECLNKLEKIDQYSAKVVLLKFYGGLSSEEIGEVTGRSVRSVERQWMFAKAKLYRLIQEDQQHE; encoded by the coding sequence ATGGGAACGACTACCGATTGTCCCGAGATCCGGGCGGACGAGTTCTGCTTTTCTTCCGCCGAATTGCTACCCGTCGTTTACGACGAGCTCCGGCGGCTCGCGGCATTCCGGCTCGACCACGCTTCGGCCAGCAAAACCCTCCAACCCACCGCGCTGGTTCACGAGGCGTGGATCCGCCTTTCCGAAATCAACGGCAAGGCCTGGCAGAGCAAGGAGCACTTCTTCAACGCCGCCGCCCAAGCCATGCGACGGATCCTGGTCGACCGCGTCCGGGCCCAATCGCGGCAGAAGCGCACCCGCCCGCCCGAGAATCTAGACGACGGCGTGTTCGAAGACGACTCGCACATCCTGCTCATCCACGAGTGCCTGAACAAGCTGGAGAAGATCGACCAATATTCCGCAAAGGTCGTGCTGCTGAAATTCTACGGCGGCCTCAGCAGTGAGGAAATCGGCGAGGTCACCGGACGCAGCGTGCGCTCGGTGGAGCGGCAATGGATGTTCGCGAAGGCGAAACTCTACCGGCTCATCCAGGAAGACCAGCAACACGAATAG